The Fundidesulfovibrio magnetotacticus genome has a segment encoding these proteins:
- a CDS encoding class I SAM-dependent rRNA methyltransferase, which produces MDLPILHLKKHEERRLLSGHLWVFSNEADTALSPLNSFQPGDHALVMSARGKPMGVAYVNPASLILARLCDRDPKAVLGRDWLRARLTEALALRERFFDQPYYRLCHGEGDHLPGLVVDRYGATLCVQLLTAGMERLRQEVLDVLDELVRPDAVLLKGDVSARSVEGLPRVNETVLGVAPDTVEVPEGEGVYRASLEAGQKTGWFYDQRPNRLGLLPLCREASVLDVFSYVGALGVGAALAGASEAVCVDSSQAAVDRVLENARVNGVEPRVSALKGDAAEVMESLIQEGRRFDVVSLDPPALVKRKKDLEGAIGGYHKLNKLASRLVAPGGFLLTASCSQHMEAWQFTRVTGQAVSGRRKAQLVRRGGQGPDHPVHPAMPETDYLKSLLYRLTASQFREKD; this is translated from the coding sequence ATGGACCTACCTATCCTGCATCTCAAGAAACACGAGGAACGCCGCCTCCTTTCGGGACACCTTTGGGTGTTCTCCAACGAGGCGGACACGGCCCTAAGCCCCCTGAACTCCTTCCAGCCCGGCGACCACGCCCTGGTGATGAGCGCGCGCGGCAAGCCCATGGGCGTGGCCTACGTCAACCCCGCCTCGCTCATCCTGGCGCGCCTCTGCGACCGCGACCCCAAGGCCGTGCTCGGGCGCGACTGGCTACGCGCGCGGCTCACCGAAGCCCTGGCCCTGCGCGAGCGCTTCTTCGACCAGCCCTATTACCGCCTCTGCCACGGCGAGGGCGACCATCTGCCCGGCCTGGTGGTGGACCGCTACGGCGCGACCCTCTGCGTGCAGCTGCTCACGGCGGGCATGGAGCGTCTGCGCCAGGAGGTGCTGGACGTGCTCGACGAGTTGGTGCGCCCCGACGCCGTGCTCCTCAAGGGAGACGTGTCCGCGCGCTCCGTCGAGGGCCTGCCCCGCGTCAACGAGACCGTCCTGGGCGTCGCGCCCGACACCGTGGAGGTGCCCGAGGGCGAAGGCGTCTACCGCGCCAGCCTGGAGGCCGGGCAGAAGACCGGCTGGTTCTACGACCAGCGCCCCAACCGCCTGGGCCTCCTGCCCCTGTGCCGCGAAGCGAGCGTGCTGGACGTGTTCAGCTACGTGGGCGCGCTGGGCGTTGGCGCGGCCCTGGCCGGGGCCTCCGAGGCCGTCTGCGTGGACTCCTCCCAGGCCGCCGTGGACCGCGTGCTGGAGAACGCCCGCGTCAACGGCGTGGAGCCCCGCGTGAGCGCCCTCAAGGGCGACGCCGCCGAGGTCATGGAGTCCCTGATCCAGGAGGGCCGCCGCTTCGACGTGGTCAGCCTGGACCCGCCCGCCCTGGTCAAGCGCAAGAAGGACCTGGAGGGGGCCATCGGCGGCTACCACAAGCTCAACAAGCTGGCCTCGCGCCTGGTGGCGCCCGGCGGCTTCCTGCTCACGGCCTCGTGCTCGCAGCACATGGAGGCCTGGCAGTTCACCCGCGTGACGGGGCAGGCCGTCTCCGGGCGGCGCAAGGCGCAGCTGGTGCGCCGGGGCGGCCAGGGGCCGGACCACCCGGTGCACCCGGCCATGCCCGAGACCGACTACCTGAAATCGCTGCTTTACAGGCTGACCGCTTCACAATTCCGGGAAAAGGATTAA
- a CDS encoding MlaE family ABC transporter permease — protein sequence MVTDPEAPPANPVTRLGAASLDAVASLGSYAVFTARGLWHMVSLPWQWSKVVRQVYFVGVKSVLVIALIGLFTGMVLGLQGYYTLVKFGAEGLLGAAVSLSVIRELGPVLTAIMVAGRAGSSMAAELGIMRISEQIDALDAMDVDPVRYLAGPRFAAALVSFPLLTAMFDVIAMIGGHLTGVTLLGVGPGVYWGRIHDSVVLEDVTGGFVKALVFALLVASVSCWQGFYAHRRPGGFGARGVGLATTSAVVASCVAILAGDYVLTSFLM from the coding sequence ATGGTCACGGACCCAGAGGCTCCCCCAGCCAATCCCGTCACGCGCCTGGGCGCGGCAAGCCTGGACGCCGTGGCGTCGCTGGGTTCCTACGCCGTGTTCACGGCGCGGGGGCTGTGGCACATGGTCAGCCTGCCGTGGCAATGGTCCAAGGTGGTGCGCCAGGTCTACTTCGTCGGGGTGAAGTCCGTGCTGGTCATCGCGCTCATCGGTCTGTTCACGGGCATGGTGCTGGGGCTCCAGGGCTACTACACCCTGGTGAAGTTCGGGGCCGAGGGGCTTCTGGGCGCGGCGGTGTCGCTTTCGGTGATCCGCGAACTGGGGCCGGTGCTCACGGCCATCATGGTGGCGGGCCGCGCGGGCTCCTCCATGGCGGCGGAGCTCGGCATCATGCGCATCTCGGAGCAGATCGACGCCCTGGACGCCATGGACGTGGACCCCGTGCGCTACCTGGCCGGGCCGCGCTTCGCGGCCGCGCTGGTCAGCTTCCCGCTGCTCACGGCCATGTTCGACGTGATCGCCATGATCGGCGGCCACCTGACGGGCGTGACGCTCCTGGGCGTGGGCCCCGGCGTCTACTGGGGCCGCATCCACGACAGCGTGGTGCTGGAGGATGTGACGGGCGGTTTCGTGAAAGCGCTGGTGTTCGCGCTCCTGGTGGCCTCGGTCTCCTGCTGGCAGGGCTTCTACGCCCACCGCAGGCCCGGTGGCTTCGGGGCGCGCGGGGTGGGGCTGGCCACCACGTCCGCCGTCGTGGCGTCGTGCGTGGCCATCCTGGCCGGGGATTACGTCCTGACCAGCTTCCTGATGTGA
- the mlaD gene encoding outer membrane lipid asymmetry maintenance protein MlaD, with the protein MRNRGVEFAVGLFVLAGLLCTAWLAVRLGKMEAVGGEGYPVQARFLDVTGLKAGSAVEMAGVRVGRVESIGLSPEKRAVVTMRIDKGVTLTDDAIVSVRSSGLIGDKFLKITPGGGDPVKPGALLTETESSVDIQELMGKYVFGGVKEEKK; encoded by the coding sequence ATGCGGAATCGGGGCGTGGAATTTGCAGTCGGACTCTTCGTGCTGGCCGGGCTTTTGTGCACGGCGTGGCTGGCGGTCCGGCTGGGCAAGATGGAAGCCGTGGGCGGCGAAGGCTACCCCGTGCAGGCGCGCTTTCTCGACGTGACGGGCCTCAAGGCAGGCTCCGCCGTCGAGATGGCGGGCGTGCGCGTGGGCCGCGTGGAGTCCATCGGGCTCTCTCCGGAGAAGCGCGCCGTGGTGACCATGCGCATCGACAAGGGCGTGACGCTCACCGACGACGCCATCGTCTCGGTGCGTTCGTCGGGGCTCATAGGCGACAAGTTTTTGAAGATCACCCCCGGAGGGGGTGACCCGGTCAAACCGGGCGCGCTGCTGACGGAGACCGAATCCTCCGTGGACATCCAGGAGCTGATGGGCAAATACGTCTTCGGCGGCGTGAAGGAGGAAAAGAAGTGA
- a CDS encoding Tgt2/MlaC family protein, with the protein MASRIAAFALAWTLALSGMALAGQAQDTLKTSVDEVLRVLSASKPGSPGRAEALYKAVSSVFDPEELARRTLATNWDAFKPEERERFTKAFLKLLERTYLRRIEAYTDEKVLFLGEAPLADGRVEVSTKIVTSTKEVPIVYRLIHKADWKVYDVVIEGVSLVQNYRNQFSQILAKETPAQLIARVETMGNAS; encoded by the coding sequence ATGGCATCCAGAATCGCGGCGTTCGCGCTGGCGTGGACTTTGGCGCTTTCGGGGATGGCCCTGGCCGGACAGGCGCAGGACACCCTGAAAACCAGCGTGGACGAGGTGCTCCGCGTGCTTTCGGCCTCCAAGCCGGGCTCTCCCGGCCGCGCCGAGGCTCTCTACAAGGCCGTGAGCAGCGTGTTCGACCCGGAAGAGCTGGCCCGGCGCACCCTGGCCACCAACTGGGACGCCTTCAAGCCCGAGGAGCGCGAGCGCTTCACCAAAGCCTTTCTCAAACTTCTGGAGCGCACCTATCTGCGCCGCATCGAGGCCTATACCGACGAGAAGGTGCTCTTCCTGGGCGAGGCCCCACTGGCTGACGGACGTGTGGAGGTCTCCACCAAGATCGTCACGTCCACCAAGGAAGTGCCCATCGTCTACCGCCTCATCCACAAGGCGGACTGGAAGGTCTACGACGTCGTCATCGAGGGCGTGAGCCTGGTGCAGAACTACCGCAACCAGTTCAGCCAGATTCTCGCCAAGGAAACCCCCGCCCAGCTCATCGCCCGGGTGGAAACCATGGGGAACGCCAGCTAG
- a CDS encoding MlaA family lipoprotein, whose protein sequence is MMLVLALALAAQGCARKQAAAPLDPEDAPSAQIADPAEPWNRFWFGFNDVFFTYLGQPFSKGYKAVLPQYARDRIENIYSNALFPVRFLNAVFQLRPDKASRELGRFIVNSSFGLGGFLDLAASDKKLQPQSLDFGQTLGVWGADHGFYLVLPILGPSSLRDGFGMAVDATLQPTTYVDVPYLLTAGLYGAGRVNRLPEMIDLYMEIKRSAVEPYTAVRDAYAQLRERQVRQALAGAWYAPQAGEQAPAAPAAP, encoded by the coding sequence ATGATGCTCGTGCTTGCCCTGGCGCTTGCCGCCCAGGGCTGCGCCCGCAAGCAGGCCGCGGCCCCGCTCGACCCCGAGGACGCCCCGTCGGCCCAGATCGCGGACCCCGCGGAGCCCTGGAACCGCTTCTGGTTCGGCTTCAACGACGTGTTCTTCACCTACCTGGGGCAGCCCTTCAGCAAGGGCTACAAGGCCGTGCTGCCCCAGTATGCGCGCGACCGCATCGAGAACATCTACTCCAACGCCCTCTTCCCGGTCAGGTTCCTCAACGCCGTGTTCCAGCTTCGTCCGGACAAGGCCTCGCGGGAGCTGGGACGCTTCATCGTCAACTCGTCCTTCGGCCTGGGCGGCTTCCTGGACCTGGCGGCCTCCGACAAAAAGCTCCAACCCCAGTCGCTGGACTTCGGCCAGACCCTGGGCGTCTGGGGCGCGGACCACGGCTTCTATCTGGTGCTGCCCATCCTGGGACCCTCCTCCCTGCGCGACGGCTTCGGCATGGCCGTGGACGCCACGCTTCAGCCCACCACCTACGTGGACGTGCCCTACCTGCTCACGGCCGGACTCTACGGAGCGGGCCGGGTGAACCGCCTGCCCGAGATGATCGACCTCTACATGGAAATCAAGCGCTCCGCCGTGGAGCCCTACACCGCCGTGCGCGACGCCTACGCCCAGCTGCGCGAGCGCCAGGTGCGCCAGGCCCTGGCGGGCGCGTGGTACGCTCCCCAGGCGGGCGAGCAGGCCCCGGCCGCCCCCGCCGCTCCCTGA
- a CDS encoding DMT family transporter produces MTQPLQNSGKGDLHKLKADVLLLVTALIWGMAFVAQRVGMEHVGPFTFNGVRFAIGAAALLPLALRSGRSMRPAPGMQAPAWLGCLCAGAVLTLGASLQQIGLVYTTAGKAGFITCLYVILVPIFAAFLGGRTPLGTWLGALLAVWGMYLLSIGEDFSVNRGDLLELVGAAFWAGHVLVAAWFAPRMNPIHLAVGQYVVCSALSLCVALFLGESFAPAGLWDAAVPILYSGLLSVGVAYTLQLVAQRDADPSHAAIILSLESVFAALAGWALIGEVLSPRGMLGCGLMLGGMLLSETWPYLNRRGRGQTA; encoded by the coding sequence GTGACCCAACCGCTCCAGAATTCCGGAAAAGGCGATCTTCACAAACTGAAGGCCGACGTGCTGCTCCTCGTCACGGCGCTCATCTGGGGCATGGCCTTCGTGGCCCAGCGCGTGGGCATGGAGCACGTGGGGCCGTTCACCTTCAACGGCGTGCGCTTCGCCATCGGCGCGGCCGCCCTGCTGCCCCTGGCCCTGCGCTCCGGCCGGTCCATGCGCCCCGCGCCGGGCATGCAGGCCCCGGCATGGCTGGGCTGCCTCTGCGCGGGCGCGGTGCTCACCCTGGGGGCCAGCCTCCAGCAGATCGGGCTCGTTTACACCACGGCTGGCAAGGCCGGGTTCATCACCTGCCTCTACGTGATCCTGGTGCCCATCTTCGCGGCCTTCCTGGGCGGGCGCACGCCGCTGGGCACGTGGCTGGGCGCGCTCCTGGCGGTGTGGGGCATGTACCTGCTCTCCATCGGGGAGGATTTCTCCGTGAACCGGGGAGACCTCCTGGAACTCGTCGGCGCGGCCTTCTGGGCCGGACACGTTCTGGTGGCCGCGTGGTTCGCCCCGCGCATGAATCCCATCCACCTGGCGGTGGGGCAGTATGTGGTCTGCTCGGCCTTGAGCCTCTGCGTGGCGCTGTTCCTCGGCGAATCCTTCGCCCCGGCCGGGCTGTGGGACGCCGCCGTGCCCATCCTTTACAGCGGCCTGCTCTCGGTGGGCGTGGCCTACACGCTCCAACTGGTGGCCCAGCGCGACGCAGACCCCTCCCACGCGGCCATCATCCTGAGCCTGGAGTCGGTGTTCGCCGCTCTTGCCGGGTGGGCGCTCATCGGCGAGGTGCTCTCGCCGCGCGGCATGCTCGGGTGCGGGCTCATGCTGGGGGGGATGCTCCTCTCCGAGACGTGGCCCTACCTGAACCGGCGCGGGAGGGGCCAGACGGCCTGA
- a CDS encoding cyclic nucleotide-binding domain-containing protein, whose translation MPDRTARAALLEQTRLARGMDWRSLLVLGQSMTYREVSAGSFLYQEGEPGEELAVLLSGVLTVVKRDSEGQDARVGEIHARAVVGEMSLLDGGPRSASVYAQTPAALLALNRRALERLLEAHPRVGTRLLAALAAEVSQRLRLATGRLARRGGGDAFALEDV comes from the coding sequence GTGCCCGACCGCACGGCCCGGGCGGCGCTCCTGGAGCAGACCCGGCTGGCCCGGGGCATGGACTGGCGGTCCCTGCTGGTTCTCGGGCAAAGCATGACATATCGTGAAGTGTCTGCCGGAAGTTTCCTCTACCAGGAGGGCGAGCCCGGCGAGGAGCTGGCGGTGCTCCTGAGCGGGGTGCTCACGGTGGTGAAACGGGACTCCGAGGGCCAGGACGCGCGCGTGGGCGAGATCCACGCCCGGGCCGTGGTGGGGGAAATGTCGCTGCTGGACGGGGGGCCGCGTTCGGCATCGGTCTACGCGCAGACCCCGGCGGCGCTCCTGGCCTTGAACCGGCGGGCGCTGGAACGCCTCCTCGAGGCGCATCCCCGCGTGGGGACGCGGCTTCTGGCTGCCCTGGCCGCCGAGGTGAGCCAGCGCCTGCGCCTGGCGACGGGACGCCTGGCCAGACGGGGCGGCGGCGACGCCTTCGCCCTGGAGGACGTCTGA